The following are from one region of the Littorina saxatilis isolate snail1 linkage group LG2, US_GU_Lsax_2.0, whole genome shotgun sequence genome:
- the LOC138960047 gene encoding nicotinamidase-like isoform X2 codes for MLVLLTITAALAGTQTVRGHQAALLIIDVQDCFLPRGSLAVSDGDQVIPVINKLREDFKDAFSLVVLSQDWHCPDHVSFASQHPGFNPYSVVNLTYNADGALCHGASVPSNFPYAVDCSNQPGSKLRVVQQTLWPDHCIRNVTSGGTSAEFSPLLTMKDSDVVVRKGYLCGVDSYSAFFDNGGFRQTELNGILKEHNIDLVVVTGLALDYCVYYTSKDAHALGYKVLTVTDAARGVAPGSTEAALEDMKNIGIELITAADLEGALQDPSKGANPGSFSFYLFVALGAVLTAFLVFKS; via the exons ATGCTGGTGTTGCTGACCATAACAGCAGCGCTAGCGGGGACGCAGACAGTGCGCGGACACCAGGCGGCGCTGCTCATCATAGATGTACAGGACTGCTTCCTGCCCCGAGGCAGCTTGGCCGTCAGCGACGGAGATCAg GTGATTCCAGTGATCAACAAGCTGAGAGAGGACTTCAAGGATGCGTTCAGTCTGGTAGTGTTGAGTCAGGACTGGCACTGTCCAGACCACGTTTCATTCGCCAGCCAGCATCCTGGATTCAACCCCTACAGCGTCGTCAACCTCACCTACAATGCTGACG GTGCATTATGCCATGGAGCTTCTGTACCCAGTAATTTCCCCTACGCCGTTGACTGCAGTAACCAACCCGGATCCAAACTGCGGGTGGTGCAGCAGACCCTGTGGCCAGACCATTGCATCCGAAACGTCACTTCCGGTGGCACTTCCGctgagttctctcccttgctgACGATGAAGGACTCGGATGTCGTAGTGCGGAAGGGTTATCTGTGTGGG GTAGATTCCTATTCAGCATTTTTTGACAATGGGGGTTTCCGGCAGACGGAGCTAAACGGGATACTAAAGGAACACAACATAGATCTAGTGGTCGTCACAGGGTTGGCATTAGACTACTGCGTCTATTACACGTCCAAGGATGCACACGCGCtgg GCTACAAAGTGCTGACAGTCACTGACGCAGCGAGAGGTGTAGCCCCTGGTTCCACGGAAGCTGCTTTGGAGGACATGAAAAACATTG GAATCGAGCTGATCACAGCCGCGGATCTGGAGGGAGCCCTACAGGATCCCAGCAAAGGTGCCAATCCCGGATCCTTCTCCTTCTATCTCTTTGTGGCGTTGGGGGCGGTCCTTACGGCTTTCCTCGTCTTTAAGAGTTAA
- the LOC138960047 gene encoding nicotinamidase-like isoform X1 produces MKMNLCYLFVEGMLVLLTITAALAGTQTVRGHQAALLIIDVQDCFLPRGSLAVSDGDQVIPVINKLREDFKDAFSLVVLSQDWHCPDHVSFASQHPGFNPYSVVNLTYNADGALCHGASVPSNFPYAVDCSNQPGSKLRVVQQTLWPDHCIRNVTSGGTSAEFSPLLTMKDSDVVVRKGYLCGVDSYSAFFDNGGFRQTELNGILKEHNIDLVVVTGLALDYCVYYTSKDAHALGYKVLTVTDAARGVAPGSTEAALEDMKNIGIELITAADLEGALQDPSKGANPGSFSFYLFVALGAVLTAFLVFKS; encoded by the exons AATGCTGGTGTTGCTGACCATAACAGCAGCGCTAGCGGGGACGCAGACAGTGCGCGGACACCAGGCGGCGCTGCTCATCATAGATGTACAGGACTGCTTCCTGCCCCGAGGCAGCTTGGCCGTCAGCGACGGAGATCAg GTGATTCCAGTGATCAACAAGCTGAGAGAGGACTTCAAGGATGCGTTCAGTCTGGTAGTGTTGAGTCAGGACTGGCACTGTCCAGACCACGTTTCATTCGCCAGCCAGCATCCTGGATTCAACCCCTACAGCGTCGTCAACCTCACCTACAATGCTGACG GTGCATTATGCCATGGAGCTTCTGTACCCAGTAATTTCCCCTACGCCGTTGACTGCAGTAACCAACCCGGATCCAAACTGCGGGTGGTGCAGCAGACCCTGTGGCCAGACCATTGCATCCGAAACGTCACTTCCGGTGGCACTTCCGctgagttctctcccttgctgACGATGAAGGACTCGGATGTCGTAGTGCGGAAGGGTTATCTGTGTGGG GTAGATTCCTATTCAGCATTTTTTGACAATGGGGGTTTCCGGCAGACGGAGCTAAACGGGATACTAAAGGAACACAACATAGATCTAGTGGTCGTCACAGGGTTGGCATTAGACTACTGCGTCTATTACACGTCCAAGGATGCACACGCGCtgg GCTACAAAGTGCTGACAGTCACTGACGCAGCGAGAGGTGTAGCCCCTGGTTCCACGGAAGCTGCTTTGGAGGACATGAAAAACATTG GAATCGAGCTGATCACAGCCGCGGATCTGGAGGGAGCCCTACAGGATCCCAGCAAAGGTGCCAATCCCGGATCCTTCTCCTTCTATCTCTTTGTGGCGTTGGGGGCGGTCCTTACGGCTTTCCTCGTCTTTAAGAGTTAA